The proteins below are encoded in one region of Legionella antarctica:
- a CDS encoding MBL fold metallo-hydrolase, whose amino-acid sequence MTLKMTFLGSGSAFTVGPENYHSNILLQIGKDTLLLDAGSDLRHSLCEQKLDYHDIYNVYISHLHGDHTGGLEWLALTTHFDPDYDGKPNLFANEHIITDLWEKTLSGGLSTLPHKHPSIDTFFNPKPIKEDGSFIWQSVEFKLVRTIHYYSEYKLMPSYGLAFTYNKTRVFFTTDTQSSPELTPLYEKADIIFHDCETTPTKSTVHSHYSELSLLPKHLKKKIWLYHYNPGPLPNAKKDGFLGFVTKGQHFLF is encoded by the coding sequence ATGACACTAAAAATGACGTTCCTCGGCTCAGGTTCAGCCTTTACTGTAGGACCAGAAAATTATCATTCAAATATTTTATTGCAAATAGGAAAAGATACCCTTCTTCTTGATGCCGGATCAGATCTAAGGCATTCCCTATGCGAACAAAAACTGGATTATCATGACATCTATAATGTATATATTTCTCATTTACATGGTGACCATACTGGAGGCCTGGAATGGCTAGCATTAACCACCCACTTTGATCCAGACTATGATGGCAAGCCTAATCTGTTTGCCAACGAACACATTATTACTGATTTATGGGAAAAAACACTATCAGGCGGGTTGAGCACCCTGCCACATAAACATCCTTCTATTGATACCTTTTTTAATCCCAAACCCATAAAAGAAGATGGAAGTTTTATATGGCAGTCCGTAGAGTTTAAATTAGTTCGAACCATTCATTATTATAGTGAGTATAAACTGATGCCCAGTTATGGCTTAGCATTTACATATAATAAAACTCGTGTTTTTTTCACCACTGATACTCAAAGCAGCCCAGAGCTGACCCCACTCTATGAAAAAGCCGATATCATCTTTCATGATTGTGAAACAACACCAACCAAAAGTACTGTGCACTCCCATTACTCGGAACTGAGCCTTTTACCAAAACATTTAAAGAAGAAAATTTGGCTCTACCACTACAATCCTGGACCCCTACCAAATGCAAAAAAAGATGGCTTTCTCGGCTTTGTTACTAAGGGGCAGCATTTCTTGTTTTAA